In one Vibrio echinoideorum genomic region, the following are encoded:
- the angU gene encoding anguibactin biosynthesis histamine N-monooxygenase AngU translates to MVNTIIKDIIGVGIGPFNLGLAALTSHHPELDVEFIERRQEFNWHSGMLLPGATLQVPFLADLVTMADPTHPLSYLNYLKQHDRLYQFYYYETFLVPRSEYNHYCQWAAGKLENCAYGETVVDVKYLKDIECFTIQSQLNEGEVKTRYSRDLSIGVGTIPWLPQWAKSTNHSLVQHSARFGHMREQLAKCNSVTVVGSGQSAAECVLNLYRDLSLEQIEAGARVNWVTRSAGFHPMEASKLGQECFTPAYMHYFHTLSREKRRSIVEGQGQLYKGISGYTIAEIFDLLYERSIGGRSPGLSLYSNSQVNEVVISVNNQEMEVQCYQSQQEQTFHLRTNAVICATGYAHQWPKWLNDLKGSVLATDEHGDLIVEKDFIAQRCDQGVGRVFVQNPEIFQHGVGGPDLGMGAYRNASIINQVLGKQIYRLPESSAFQSYGIPETK, encoded by the coding sequence ATAGTGAATACAATAATAAAAGATATCATCGGTGTTGGTATAGGGCCGTTTAATTTAGGGTTGGCAGCTCTAACTTCTCATCACCCTGAACTTGATGTTGAGTTCATCGAACGTAGACAAGAGTTCAATTGGCATAGCGGGATGCTGCTTCCGGGCGCAACATTGCAAGTTCCATTTTTAGCTGACCTTGTCACTATGGCAGACCCAACTCACCCTTTAAGTTATTTAAATTACCTCAAACAACACGACAGATTATACCAATTTTATTATTACGAAACTTTTCTAGTGCCAAGAAGCGAATACAATCATTACTGCCAGTGGGCTGCAGGTAAATTAGAAAATTGTGCTTATGGTGAAACTGTTGTAGATGTAAAGTACTTAAAGGATATTGAATGCTTTACTATTCAGAGTCAGTTAAACGAAGGGGAAGTTAAGACGCGATATAGCCGAGACTTGTCTATTGGTGTCGGTACCATCCCTTGGTTACCTCAATGGGCAAAAAGTACGAATCACTCTTTGGTTCAACATTCCGCTAGGTTTGGTCACATGCGAGAGCAGCTGGCCAAGTGTAATAGTGTTACCGTAGTTGGCTCCGGTCAAAGTGCCGCTGAGTGTGTACTCAACTTATACCGTGATTTATCTCTTGAACAAATAGAAGCCGGGGCAAGGGTCAACTGGGTAACTCGTTCTGCTGGTTTCCATCCAATGGAGGCTTCTAAGTTAGGACAAGAATGCTTTACTCCTGCATATATGCATTATTTCCATACTCTTTCGCGTGAAAAACGTCGCAGTATCGTAGAAGGTCAAGGACAGCTTTACAAAGGGATTAGTGGGTACACTATCGCTGAGATTTTTGATTTGCTATACGAACGTTCTATTGGTGGGCGTTCACCAGGGCTTAGCTTATATTCAAATAGTCAAGTCAACGAGGTGGTTATATCTGTTAATAACCAGGAGATGGAAGTCCAATGTTACCAATCGCAACAAGAGCAAACTTTTCACCTCCGTACTAATGCAGTGATTTGTGCCACAGGATATGCTCACCAATGGCCTAAGTGGTTGAATGATCTAAAAGGTTCAGTCTTGGCTACAGATGAACATGGAGACTTGATTGTTGAAAAAGATTTTATAGCTCAACGCTGTGACCAAGGTGTTGGGCGTGTCTTTGTACAAAATCCGGAGATTTTCCAACATGGGGTTGGTGGTCCAGATCTTGGGATGGGTGCTTACAGAAACGCTTCTATTATTAACCAAGTATTAGGTAAGCAAATTTATCGATTGCCAGAAAGTTCAGCATTCCAGAGTTATGGAATTCCGGAAACCAAGTAA
- the angN gene encoding multifunctional 2,3-dihydroxybenzoyl-L-cysteine cyclase AngN — translation MSELTPMQAACWFGRKDNGQLGNVASHLYTEFDGENINIDKLNSALGSLYKRHEMLRLKVNHLGESSIIDVPNHALLEIEDFTHLSPENIHKALIEKRQSWAHQMLDLTQGQVARFSVSLLPDNAFRLHIDSDMIAIDPDSCRVLIEDLAMLYESGASEVKNNPTFFSWHGMAKNDPILKSQRKSDRAWWKSNLNNIAPSPSLPFLEPNTNKAESHHYSAWLDAEQRTDLITLARKNNLTPANLMLGLFARTLGKATGDETFRINVPTFWRPPIIEGTESLVGDFVNFVVLSVDMKESKTLLEFCHTVADKMGLLLGHSRYDGVSMMRDLSLHHGCTQLAPVVFTSAIDLPSGNLFSRRVHKHFGKMNWTISQGSHVALDSQVVSIDGGIMINWDVRQEALPKEWTSAMFENFVALTKIVISTPDLLVAPLDNLQPKLVCLSHFESELTPMQRAYLLGRTTQMPLGGVAMQETLEHRGTLSASSIRHRLSTMVVKYPCLRTFIDSKSLKLQVSQCPQVNLAHVDLRHIEKDKAEEELARFRYTYNHNMFDLDQPLWNVTTFSLSETDTYVFSRFDALILDARSIASLLVELFDEQAPYIPSFDFEPDHEHVQSARAKDEKYWLNKLATVEKSMCFPWHKPLKSISHSRYQRQSLKIEKETVKKLVRVAGKEGLYKNTLMMSVAMEALSSHVCNGQLCVAVPVLPMTSANYASQSSFIVTQWNAHQYDFLQRAKTLQVDTLEGLEHLAFSGVDLARVLFERCGPAPALPIVITNGLSWPVLSDDASMTLQRGLTQTPQVAMDIRFVAITGGSIMFSVDYASEAVADDLVKAILDRIDMILDHMVETSQYVVQSHKLLPIGRSRVIELVDRDPNESWDIDLTKRKIFDIYCQVIGKEKNNSDSDSLPFSQLGLRPSHLKQISIDLNKELQVDLPVMQLIRCRNADDVKDLALQQVVDF, via the coding sequence ATGAGTGAATTAACACCAATGCAGGCTGCATGTTGGTTTGGAAGAAAAGATAATGGGCAACTAGGCAATGTTGCATCTCACCTTTACACCGAATTCGATGGCGAAAATATTAATATTGATAAACTCAACTCAGCATTAGGGAGTTTATATAAACGACATGAAATGCTGCGGCTGAAAGTAAACCATTTAGGCGAAAGTTCTATTATTGATGTTCCTAATCACGCTCTTTTAGAAATAGAAGATTTCACTCATCTATCGCCCGAGAATATACATAAAGCATTGATTGAAAAAAGACAAAGCTGGGCTCATCAAATGCTTGACCTGACGCAAGGGCAAGTTGCAAGATTCTCCGTTAGTTTATTACCTGATAATGCATTCCGCTTACATATTGATAGCGATATGATTGCTATTGACCCAGATAGTTGCCGAGTTTTAATTGAGGATTTAGCGATGCTTTACGAAAGTGGAGCTTCCGAGGTTAAGAACAATCCGACGTTTTTTTCTTGGCATGGCATGGCAAAAAATGACCCTATTCTCAAGTCTCAGAGGAAATCCGATAGGGCGTGGTGGAAATCGAATTTGAATAATATAGCTCCTTCTCCTTCATTGCCTTTTTTAGAGCCCAATACTAATAAAGCTGAAAGCCACCATTATTCGGCCTGGTTAGATGCTGAACAGCGAACTGATCTCATCACTCTTGCTCGTAAAAACAACCTTACGCCAGCTAATTTGATGCTCGGCTTGTTTGCCAGGACATTAGGTAAAGCAACCGGAGATGAAACATTTAGAATTAACGTCCCAACATTTTGGCGACCGCCAATCATTGAAGGGACTGAAAGCTTAGTCGGGGATTTCGTCAATTTTGTTGTTCTTAGTGTGGACATGAAAGAGTCTAAGACTCTCCTTGAGTTTTGTCATACGGTCGCAGATAAAATGGGACTTTTACTTGGCCACAGTCGATATGATGGTGTGAGTATGATGAGAGACCTTTCTTTACATCATGGCTGCACTCAGTTAGCGCCGGTCGTCTTTACTTCTGCGATTGATTTACCTAGTGGGAATCTATTTTCTCGTCGTGTCCATAAACATTTTGGCAAAATGAACTGGACGATTTCTCAAGGCTCACATGTAGCGCTTGATTCACAAGTTGTGAGTATTGATGGCGGAATCATGATCAATTGGGATGTTCGTCAAGAAGCTTTACCTAAAGAATGGACGTCGGCAATGTTTGAGAATTTTGTCGCTTTAACTAAAATCGTTATTTCGACTCCTGACTTACTAGTAGCACCATTAGATAACTTGCAGCCTAAATTAGTTTGCCTCTCTCATTTTGAGTCTGAATTGACTCCAATGCAGCGAGCTTACTTACTAGGCAGAACGACCCAAATGCCTCTTGGTGGCGTTGCAATGCAAGAAACTTTGGAACATCGAGGGACTCTTTCTGCTTCTTCAATTCGTCATCGGTTATCTACCATGGTGGTTAAGTACCCTTGTTTGAGAACATTTATTGATAGTAAATCGCTTAAGTTACAGGTAAGTCAATGTCCTCAAGTTAATTTGGCACATGTGGACTTAAGGCACATAGAAAAAGATAAGGCAGAGGAAGAGTTAGCTCGTTTCAGATATACATATAATCATAATATGTTTGATCTAGATCAGCCGTTATGGAATGTCACTACCTTCTCTCTTTCTGAAACAGATACTTATGTATTTTCTCGCTTTGATGCATTAATTCTTGATGCTCGCTCCATTGCTTCTTTATTAGTGGAGCTATTTGATGAGCAGGCACCATATATACCCTCTTTTGACTTTGAGCCGGACCATGAACACGTGCAAAGTGCACGGGCTAAGGATGAAAAGTACTGGCTGAATAAACTGGCTACTGTTGAAAAGTCGATGTGTTTCCCTTGGCATAAACCTCTCAAATCAATTTCGCACTCTCGATATCAAAGGCAGAGTCTGAAAATCGAAAAAGAAACTGTAAAAAAATTGGTTCGTGTTGCTGGGAAGGAGGGGTTATACAAAAATACTCTGATGATGTCGGTTGCAATGGAGGCGTTGTCTTCTCATGTCTGTAATGGTCAGCTTTGTGTTGCAGTACCCGTACTACCAATGACGAGTGCTAATTATGCAAGTCAGTCGAGTTTTATTGTTACACAGTGGAATGCTCATCAGTATGACTTTCTTCAGCGAGCAAAAACTTTACAGGTAGATACTTTAGAAGGTCTTGAGCATTTGGCTTTTTCGGGGGTCGATTTAGCTCGAGTTCTATTTGAACGGTGTGGGCCGGCACCAGCTCTTCCAATCGTCATTACTAATGGCTTGTCATGGCCAGTTTTAAGTGACGATGCGTCAATGACCCTTCAACGAGGTTTGACGCAAACCCCACAAGTTGCAATGGATATACGTTTTGTTGCAATTACGGGAGGCTCAATCATGTTCAGTGTTGATTATGCCAGTGAAGCAGTTGCAGATGATTTAGTGAAGGCAATATTGGATCGTATTGACATGATTTTAGATCACATGGTTGAGACTTCTCAATATGTGGTTCAGTCGCATAAGCTATTACCTATTGGTCGGTCTCGAGTTATCGAGTTGGTAGATCGAGATCCAAACGAAAGTTGGGACATTGATTTAACTAAGCGAAAGATCTTTGATATTTACTGCCAAGTTATTGGTAAAGAAAAAAATAATTCTGACAGCGACAGCCTACCTTTTTCTCAATTGGGACTAAGGCCTAGTCACCTTAAACAAATCAGTATAGACCTCAATAAGGAGTTGCAAGTGGATTTGCCAGTAATGCAACTTATTCGTTGCCGAAATGCTGACGATGTAAAAGATCTCGCTTTACAGCAGGTTGTTGATTTTTAG